The Pseudodesulfovibrio sp. zrk46 genome contains a region encoding:
- the rpsQ gene encoding 30S ribosomal protein S17 codes for MAEFKYKGNRRVLTGLVVSDKADKTIVVRVETLVKHPLLKKYIRRRKKFMAHDPSNDCGVGDKVQIVESRPMSKRKRWHLVQILEKAV; via the coding sequence ATGGCTGAGTTCAAATACAAAGGCAACAGGCGCGTGCTCACCGGCCTGGTCGTCTCCGACAAAGCTGACAAGACCATTGTCGTCCGCGTCGAGACCCTGGTGAAGCATCCGCTGCTGAAGAAGTATATCCGTCGCCGTAAGAAGTTCATGGCTCACGATCCGAGCAATGACTGCGGTGTTGGCGATAAGGTGCAGATCGTTGAATCCCGCCCCATGTCCAAGCGTAAGCGTTGGCACTTGGTGCAGATTCTCGAGAAGGCCGTCTAG
- the rpmC gene encoding 50S ribosomal protein L29 gives MSIKELRELDDAKLNEKLVETRQELFGIRFKHATAQLEDTRALSGAKKTIARILTIQKERQGA, from the coding sequence CTGTCCATCAAGGAACTTCGTGAACTGGATGACGCTAAGCTCAACGAGAAGTTGGTTGAAACCCGCCAGGAGCTGTTTGGTATTCGCTTTAAGCATGCCACTGCCCAGCTGGAAGACACCCGTGCTCTGAGCGGCGCCAAAAAGACCATCGCCCGTATCCTGACTATTCAGAAGGAACGACAGGGAGCGTAG
- the rplP gene encoding 50S ribosomal protein L16 — protein MLAPKRVKFRKRQKGRLRGKAQRGNSVSFGEIGLKALEHGKITSQQIESARVAIMRHIKRGGKVWIRIFPDFPVTSKPAEVRMGKGKGAPEGWVAPVKPGRIMYEVKGVDIELAKEALKRASYKLPIKTAIVVKEGM, from the coding sequence ATGCTTGCTCCAAAAAGAGTTAAATTCAGAAAGCGGCAGAAAGGCCGCCTCAGAGGCAAGGCCCAACGGGGTAACAGTGTGTCCTTCGGCGAAATCGGCCTGAAGGCATTGGAGCACGGAAAGATCACCAGCCAGCAGATTGAATCCGCTCGTGTCGCCATTATGCGTCACATCAAGCGCGGTGGTAAGGTCTGGATCCGTATCTTCCCTGATTTCCCCGTCACCTCCAAGCCCGCGGAAGTCCGCATGGGTAAGGGTAAAGGTGCTCCCGAAGGTTGGGTTGCACCGGTGAAACCGGGTCGTATCATGTACGAAGTAAAAGGCGTCGACATTGAGCTCGCGAAGGAAGCCCTCAAGCGTGCTTCCTACAAGCTGCCCATCAAGACTGCCATCGTTGTGAAGGAGGGTATGTAA
- the rpsC gene encoding 30S ribosomal protein S3: protein MGQKVHPYGFRLGYNKNWISRWYSKKDYGAFVLQDDQIRKFVKKKLYQAGIARLEIERAGGKVRLIIHTARPGIVIGRKGVEIEKLREELRNKFQTEFTIEVNEIRRPEVEAQLVAENIAQQLERRIAFRRAMKRTVGLARKFGAEGIKIACAGRLAGAEIARGEWYRDGRVPLHTLRADIDYGFAEAATTYGVIGVKVWIFKGEILDKEVEQ, encoded by the coding sequence ATGGGACAGAAAGTACATCCTTACGGTTTCCGTCTCGGTTATAACAAGAACTGGATCTCTCGCTGGTACAGCAAGAAAGACTACGGTGCATTCGTGCTCCAGGACGACCAGATCCGCAAGTTCGTTAAGAAGAAACTCTACCAGGCTGGTATCGCTCGTCTCGAAATCGAGCGCGCCGGCGGTAAGGTTCGCCTGATCATCCACACCGCGCGTCCCGGTATCGTTATCGGTCGCAAGGGTGTAGAGATAGAAAAGTTGCGCGAAGAACTCCGCAACAAGTTTCAAACTGAATTCACCATTGAGGTCAACGAGATCCGTCGACCGGAGGTTGAAGCTCAGCTCGTAGCTGAGAACATTGCCCAGCAGCTCGAACGTCGAATTGCCTTCCGCCGTGCCATGAAGCGTACGGTGGGCCTTGCCAGGAAATTCGGCGCCGAGGGTATCAAAATCGCGTGTGCAGGCCGTCTCGCCGGCGCTGAAATCGCACGCGGCGAATGGTACCGTGATGGGCGTGTGCCCCTGCACACTCTCCGTGCCGACATCGACTACGGTTTCGCCGAAGCTGCCACCACCTACGGCGTAATCGGTGTCAAGGTCTGGATCTTCAAGGGTGAGATTCTTGACAAAGAGGTTGAACAGTAA
- the rplV gene encoding 50S ribosomal protein L22 — protein sequence MEAKAVAKFIRVSPRKTRLVAENIKGKGVEDALNILRFTPKKPAKILGKVLYSAISNAEQMPGVDVDSLIVDSVIVNEGPTWKRIQPRAMGRAYRIRKRTSHITIVVKEQ from the coding sequence ATGGAAGCTAAAGCAGTAGCAAAATTCATTCGTGTGTCTCCGCGTAAGACCCGCTTGGTCGCTGAGAATATCAAGGGTAAGGGTGTAGAGGATGCTCTGAACATCCTCCGCTTCACCCCCAAGAAGCCCGCCAAGATTCTCGGCAAGGTTCTCTACTCTGCCATTTCTAATGCAGAGCAGATGCCCGGCGTGGACGTTGACTCCCTGATCGTTGATTCGGTCATCGTCAACGAAGGCCCGACCTGGAAACGTATTCAGCCGCGTGCCATGGGCCGCGCATACCGTATCCGCAAGCGTACCAGCCACATCACCATCGTGGTCAAGGAGCAGTAG
- the rpsS gene encoding 30S ribosomal protein S19 encodes MPRSLKKGPFIDGHLMKKVEAASENQDRRVIKTWSRRSTIFPEMVGMTFAVHNGRKFIPVFVTENMVGHKLGEFSPTRTYFGHAADKKKK; translated from the coding sequence ATGCCTAGATCTCTTAAGAAAGGCCCGTTCATTGACGGCCACCTTATGAAGAAAGTCGAAGCCGCTTCCGAGAACCAGGACCGCCGTGTGATCAAGACTTGGTCCCGCCGTTCTACGATCTTCCCCGAGATGGTCGGTATGACCTTCGCCGTTCACAACGGTCGCAAGTTCATCCCGGTTTTCGTGACCGAAAATATGGTCGGTCACAAACTCGGTGAGTTCTCACCCACCCGTACCTACTTCGGCCACGCCGCCGATAAGAAAAAGAAGTAG
- the rplB gene encoding 50S ribosomal protein L2: MATRKLKPTSPGRRFQTISDFAEITRTTPEKSLTKGLTKKAGRNNNGRVTMRRRGGGHKTLYRIIDFKRNKLGIPAKVAEIEYDPNRSARIALLHYADGEKRYILAPVGLNQGDQILAGEGADIKPGNAMKLSQVPTGTIVHNIELHPGKGGQFCRAAGTYAQLIAKEGKYALLRMPSGEVRKVLATCCATVGQVGNIHHENIKIGKAGRNRWLGRRPKVRGVAMNPIDHPLGGGEGRSSGGRHPVSPWGTPAKGYKTRNKKKASSKLIVKRRGQK; encoded by the coding sequence ATGGCAACCCGTAAGCTGAAGCCTACTTCTCCGGGCCGCCGGTTCCAGACGATCTCCGATTTTGCTGAGATCACCCGGACCACTCCCGAGAAGTCGCTGACCAAAGGCCTGACCAAAAAGGCCGGTCGCAACAACAATGGTCGTGTCACCATGCGCCGTCGCGGTGGTGGTCACAAGACTCTGTACCGCATCATCGATTTCAAGCGTAACAAGCTTGGCATTCCCGCCAAGGTCGCTGAGATCGAGTACGATCCCAACCGCAGCGCTCGTATCGCTCTTCTGCACTACGCAGACGGTGAAAAGCGCTACATCCTGGCTCCTGTTGGCCTGAACCAGGGCGATCAGATCCTCGCAGGCGAGGGTGCTGACATCAAGCCCGGTAACGCCATGAAGCTGTCCCAGGTTCCGACTGGTACCATCGTGCACAACATCGAACTGCACCCCGGAAAGGGTGGCCAGTTCTGCCGTGCAGCCGGTACCTACGCCCAGCTGATCGCTAAGGAAGGCAAGTACGCACTGCTGCGTATGCCCTCCGGTGAAGTCCGCAAGGTCCTCGCCACCTGCTGTGCTACCGTTGGTCAGGTTGGTAATATTCATCACGAGAACATCAAGATCGGTAAGGCTGGCCGTAATCGCTGGCTCGGTCGTCGTCCGAAGGTTCGTGGTGTTGCAATGAACCCGATCGATCACCCGCTGGGTGGTGGTGAGGGCCGTAGCTCTGGTGGTCGTCACCCGGTTTCTCCGTGGGGCACCCCTGCCAAGGGTTACAAGACTCGCAACAAGAAGAAGGCTTCCTCGAAGCTTATCGTCAAACGCCGCGGCCAGAAGTAG
- the rplW gene encoding 50S ribosomal protein L23, with protein MDYSKVLLKPVVSEKANDAKEQSNHVAFYVHPDTNKIEVKKAVEAAFEVKVESVNIIRKKAMPRKKFGRITGRIPGYKKAYVKLAEGDKIEIFEGV; from the coding sequence ATGGATTACTCCAAAGTTTTGCTGAAGCCCGTTGTGTCTGAGAAGGCTAACGACGCGAAAGAGCAGTCCAACCACGTTGCTTTCTACGTTCATCCCGATACCAACAAGATCGAGGTGAAGAAGGCAGTTGAGGCCGCTTTCGAAGTCAAGGTCGAGTCCGTTAACATCATTCGCAAGAAGGCCATGCCGCGCAAGAAGTTTGGTCGTATCACCGGTCGTATTCCGGGATACAAGAAGGCCTACGTCAAGCTCGCGGAAGGCGATAAAATCGAAATCTTCGAAGGAGTGTAA
- the rplD gene encoding 50S ribosomal protein L4: MAKLQVVDQNNTKVGDIELAPEVFEVEIQPEILNLVVRYQRAAVRQGTHATKTRGLKRGGGRKPWRQKGTGRARAGSSRSPLWRGGGITFGPQPRDYSFKVNKKVRKLALQMALSSRVSEEKLTVVKSIDLAEVKTKAFAAVADKLGLGKTLIVAKDADEKLVLSARNMPHIKVIEADKLNVYDVLLYPELVMLESAAQDVQERLK, encoded by the coding sequence ATGGCAAAATTGCAAGTTGTAGATCAGAATAATACTAAAGTTGGCGACATCGAGCTGGCCCCTGAGGTCTTCGAGGTTGAAATTCAGCCCGAGATCCTCAATCTGGTAGTTCGCTACCAGCGCGCAGCTGTCCGTCAGGGCACCCATGCCACCAAGACCCGCGGTCTGAAGCGTGGTGGTGGTCGTAAGCCTTGGCGTCAGAAAGGTACTGGCCGTGCACGTGCCGGTTCCTCTCGTTCGCCCCTGTGGCGCGGCGGCGGAATCACTTTTGGTCCGCAGCCCCGTGACTATTCTTTCAAGGTTAACAAGAAGGTCCGCAAGCTGGCCCTGCAGATGGCTCTGTCCTCTCGCGTCTCTGAAGAGAAGCTGACTGTGGTCAAGTCCATCGACCTCGCAGAGGTTAAGACCAAGGCTTTTGCGGCCGTTGCTGATAAGCTCGGCCTCGGCAAGACCCTGATCGTCGCCAAAGACGCTGACGAGAAGCTGGTGCTTTCCGCACGGAACATGCCCCACATCAAGGTCATCGAAGCCGACAAGCTGAATGTGTATGACGTGCTGCTGTACCCCGAGCTGGTTATGCTCGAGTCTGCCGCTCAGGACGTTCAAGAGAGGTTGAAGTAA
- the rplC gene encoding 50S ribosomal protein L3 — protein MAKTLGILGKKLGMTRIFKDDGTICPVTVIEAGPCPIMQIKTDDKEGYNALQLGYDAIAERKVNKPMKGHMAKAGKDLYRTLKEFPLDNVEEYELGQEITVDIFAVGDKIKVTGTSKGKGFQGVMKRHNFAGSRASHGAEKVHRVPGSVGNATFPGRVWKGKKMPGQMGNARVTVSNVEIVDVRPEDNVLVVKGQIPGANGGLIMLRKNG, from the coding sequence ATGGCTAAGACTCTTGGTATTCTCGGCAAGAAGCTGGGCATGACCCGCATCTTTAAAGATGACGGTACCATCTGCCCTGTTACTGTTATTGAGGCAGGCCCTTGTCCGATCATGCAGATCAAGACTGACGACAAGGAAGGCTACAACGCCCTGCAGCTTGGCTACGACGCCATTGCTGAACGCAAGGTGAACAAGCCCATGAAAGGCCACATGGCCAAGGCTGGTAAGGATCTCTACCGCACCCTCAAGGAATTTCCCCTTGATAATGTGGAAGAGTACGAACTCGGCCAGGAAATCACCGTTGATATTTTCGCTGTTGGCGACAAGATCAAGGTAACCGGTACCTCCAAAGGTAAAGGTTTCCAGGGTGTCATGAAGCGTCACAACTTCGCTGGCTCTCGTGCATCCCACGGTGCAGAAAAAGTTCACCGCGTTCCCGGCTCTGTCGGTAACGCCACCTTCCCGGGCCGCGTCTGGAAGGGCAAGAAGATGCCCGGCCAGATGGGTAACGCCCGTGTAACCGTTAGCAACGTGGAAATCGTTGATGTTCGTCCTGAGGATAATGTCCTCGTGGTGAAGGGGCAGATCCCCGGAGCCAACGGCGGTCTCATCATGCTCCGCAAGAACGGTTAG
- the rpsJ gene encoding 30S ribosomal protein S10 has translation MAASMASDRIRIKLRSYDYRILDKAVTEIVDTAKNTGAAIAGPVPLPTRIHRTTIQKSVHVDKKSREQFEMRIHKRLLDILEPTQQTVDALGKLSLPAGVDVEIKL, from the coding sequence ATGGCTGCTTCGATGGCGAGCGATCGCATCAGAATTAAACTGAGATCATACGATTACCGTATTCTTGATAAGGCTGTCACCGAAATCGTTGACACCGCCAAGAATACTGGTGCGGCAATTGCCGGCCCCGTGCCGCTGCCGACCCGCATTCATCGTACCACCATCCAGAAGTCCGTTCACGTTGACAAGAAGTCCCGTGAGCAGTTTGAAATGCGCATTCACAAGCGCCTTCTGGATATCCTTGAACCCACCCAGCAGACTGTTGACGCTCTCGGCAAGCTTTCCTTGCCCGCAGGCGTGGACGTCGAGATCAAACTCTAG